Genomic DNA from Nevskia ramosa DSM 11499:
GTCCGCGTGGGCGGCCGTCACTTTCATCCTGTTGGCGATCATGATCGCCACCCGTTTCGCCAGCGTGCTCGGCGTCGCCGCCAAGGGCGAGTTGCCGCGCGAGCTGCTGATGAACGTCGCGCTGCTGTCCAGCCTCCGCTATCTGGTGATCCTGATCCCGGTGTCGCTGCTGCTCGGCATCATGCTATCGCTCGGCCGGCTCTACAGCGATAACGAAATCACCGCAATGACTGCGTGTGGCTCAGGACTCGGTCGTCTCTATCGGCCCTTTCTCGGCCTGGCTGCGGTGCTGACCGGGCTGACCGCGGCGCTGTCGTTCTCGATCGGCCCCTGGGCGGGCCGGCAAGCGGATTTCCTGGTCAAGGATGCCAAGCGGCTGGTGCAGTTCACGCCATTCGAGGCTGGCCAGTTCAAGACCGTGGCGGGTGGCCGCGCGGTGTTCTATACCGATTCGATCAGTGCCGATGGCCGCAACCTGGGCCGGGTATTCGCCGAGATCGAGGAAACGGCAGCGTCCAGCGTCGTCGTCGCCGATCACGGCGATCAACAGATCGACACGGTCACTGGAGACCGCGTGGTCACCTTGCGCAACGGCCACCGCTATTCCGGCACGCCGGGTGACGCCGCCTACGAAGTGAGCAACTTCGATGCGTTGACCCTGCGCCTGTCGCCGCCGCCATTCACCTACCTCAACAACCAGCGCAAGCTCAGCCCGACCGCAGCGTTGCTCGGCAGCGATGATCCGAAGGATCTGGCCGAACTGCATTTCCGCATCGCCGCGCCGGTATCGGTGCTGATCCTGGCGCTGCTCGCGGTGCCGCTGTCGCACCTGCGGCCACGGCAGGGCCGCTACAGCAAGATCGTCTTCGGCATCCTCGCCTACCTGCTCTACACCAACCTGCTCGGCGTCGGCCAGGCCTGGATCGGCAAGGGCCAGATGCCGACCGGCTTCGGCCTGTGGTGGGCGCATGCGCTGGTACTGGGTGCGGCGCTGTGGATGATCCGGCGCCGTCAGCAGGTCGTCGCATGAACCAGCTCGACCGCTACATCATCCGCACGGTGCTGGCGCTGACCGGCCTGGTCGCGCTCGGTCTGGTGACGATCTACACGCTGGTGGTGTTCATTTCGGACATCGGCGAAACCGGCAAAGGCACGTACGGAGTCCTGCAGGTGGTTCAGTACAGCCTGTTGATGATGCCGTCGAGCCTGTACATCCTGCTGCCGATCGTGGCCCTGCTCGGCGGCCTGCTCGGCATCGGCGCCCTGGCCCGCAGCAGCGAGCTGACGGCGATGCGCGCAGCGGGCGTGTCGATGCTCAGGATCGGCGGCGCAACCCTGACGGCCGGCGCCATGCTCGGGGCTTTCGGCTATGTCCTCGGCGACTGGCTGGGTCCGGCCGGCGAACGTCTGGCCGGGGAGCTTCGTGACGACGCGCGCGGCGAACGCGGCACCTTGGACCGCTCGCTATGGTTGCGCGACGCCGACAACATCCTGCGCATCCGCAGCCTGCTCGCCGAAGACCACGGCCGCGATCTCAC
This window encodes:
- the lptF gene encoding LPS export ABC transporter permease LptF; this encodes MNQRILDRYLLREVLSAWAAVTFILLAIMIATRFASVLGVAAKGELPRELLMNVALLSSLRYLVILIPVSLLLGIMLSLGRLYSDNEITAMTACGSGLGRLYRPFLGLAAVLTGLTAALSFSIGPWAGRQADFLVKDAKRLVQFTPFEAGQFKTVAGGRAVFYTDSISADGRNLGRVFAEIEETAASSVVVADHGDQQIDTVTGDRVVTLRNGHRYSGTPGDAAYEVSNFDALTLRLSPPPFTYLNNQRKLSPTAALLGSDDPKDLAELHFRIAAPVSVLILALLAVPLSHLRPRQGRYSKIVFGILAYLLYTNLLGVGQAWIGKGQMPTGFGLWWAHALVLGAALWMIRRRQQVVA